In Hydractinia symbiolongicarpus strain clone_291-10 chromosome 4, HSymV2.1, whole genome shotgun sequence, the following proteins share a genomic window:
- the LOC130642369 gene encoding uncharacterized protein K02A2.6-like has translation MKSNARQRFFWPGMNSDIQNKRLNCRRCNEIAPSQSKKPAEQPPQPSYPFQLAVTDIFHMAGQRYLIYADRFSGWTEAACLRASSNAATVKNILRRYFSTFGIPEEIASDGGPPYESNEFTDYRHHTYRKVTEEPR, from the coding sequence ATGAAAAGCAACGCTAGACAACGTTTCTTCTGGCCAGGTATGAACTCGGACATTCAAAACAAACGTCTCAACTGCCGAAGATGCAACGAGATCGCCCCATCACAATCGAAAAAACCAGCCGAACAGCCACCTCAACCGTCCTACCCGTTTCAGCTAGCCGTTACGGACATCTTTCATATGGCAGGGCAAAGATACCTGATTTACGCTGACCGCTTCTCTGGTTGGACCGAAGCCGCCTGTCTACGAGCCTCATCGAATGCAGCAACCGTCAAAAACATTCTGCGTCGATACTTCAGCACCTTCGGTATCCCAGAAGAAATTGCATCCGATGGAGGTCCGCCATACGAATCAAACGAGTTCACAGATTATCGTCACCATACCTACCGGAAAGTAACGGAAGAGCCGAGGTAG